The sequence ATAGAGTTAAATACTCACTTACCATCTGATTCTTAGAACAAGAATATTTGGGGGATAGAGATGAAAAAGTTAGGAAGTATTTTAATAATCCTGCTTCTGAGCCTCTCTTTCGTTCATGCAGAGGCCGTGGATTATTATAAAGAGGAGTTCACTCTTAAGATCAAAATGTTACAAAACGGAGATGCTCAAATCACCGTAATAACTTCAATATTAGGACCCCAAGATAGAATAAATGAAGAGATAGCCAGTATACTTAATCAAACGAACATGAGCGAAGAAGAAGCAATAGCAAAATTTGAAAAAGAGCAACTTGACAATTACATCGCAAGTTTAGCCAATGCAGGAATTAGGACAAAAAACCAGACCTTCAAATTGGTAAGCATTAAAGAAGACAACTTCACCGTGGTCTTTACTGCCTATGCTGAGAGTTTTGCTAAGTATTATTCATATGATGATTACTGGGAGATAATAGTTGATCCAACAAGAGGATACGCTACAATGCCAATCCCAGATACAGGGTTACCACAAAAAATAGAGCTCCACAACATGTTCATAATAGAGCTACCTGAAGGAGCAGAACTTGTTGAGTATCCTCAAGCATATACCCAAGAATTTAACCAGAGCAAGTTCTATGTGCGTTCAAAGGTTGAAGGAAATAAAATAATCGTTGCTTCTGACTTATATCTGGAAGAGAATCTTTCTCCAGATGGATTTAGAGCACTTTTCGCCAATTACAATGCATTTTATATTCGCTATAGAACCCCATACAAAGGGGAAGAAACATACCAACCAGTGAAAACAGAACAGTACATACGGGCAGAAATTAAGGAAGATGGCACTACAAATCTTTTAGTTAGAGAGACATATCTTGAGCCAAAAGATCAGATAGAACTCATGAAACAACAAATAAACCTCTTGGGAGTGCAAAATGTAACAAATATGATACTTCAGAACTACCTACAAGGTATGATTATGCAAGGAATTCAAGTTGAAGATGCCAATGCAACGATTTTAGGGATGGAAAAAGAAGGGCCTCTAACAATAGAAGCCAATTATGTCTTGAAAAACTTCACAAAAATGGTAAATGGAACCTACGAATACTCCTTTGATCCAACTCTCTTGAATCCATCTCAACTAGGTTATAGAGCCCAAAATGAGATTAACCAAAGCTTGAAAATAGAGTTTATTCTACCTCCAACAGCCACTATCGTGGAAGTTCCCAAAAACGTGAGTAAAGAGATAAACGGAAACGAATACACTCTCATAACAACCATAGAGAAAAACAAAATAGTAATTACCGCAAATGTCTTTGTAAGGTATGGGGCACCTTTTGAGGATATCCAAGCGCTCCTCGGAAATGTAACAAGAGCTTACATTCGTTATACTATGCCAGAAAACAGCGGAGGTATTAACCTCACAACTACACAAATAGCAGGGATAGCTGGAGCATTGGTTCTAATTGGGATTGCCCTCTTTATGTTGAAGAAAAAATAGAGGGGCAAATTTTTAACCTCTTTTTTCTATTTGTTGTAGGTGGTGCTTGTGACAAAGAAGCTTTATTATGAAGATTCCTATCTGAAAGAAGCCACTGCAAAGGTTCTCCAGATAAAAGACAATGCACTTCTTTTGGACCAGACAATCTTTTATCCAACAGGGGGTGGACAGCCCCACGATACAGGAAATATAAATGATGTGAAAGTTCTAGACGTGTATAAAGATGAAGAAGGTAACATCTGGCATGTAGTCGAAGAACCAAGTAAATTCAATTTAGGAGATGAAGTAGAGCTCAAACTTGATTGGGAAAGAAGGTACAAGCTAATGAGAATCCATACAGCATTGCATCTTCTTGATCATGTTTTCAATGAGGTCCTTGGGAAAGAGAACTGGCAAATACATGGTAGTGGAATGAACCCTGAAAAGGGCCGTTATGACGTAAGATATCCAGAAAACATCAACCAGTACAAAGAAAAAATAATCGAACTATTTAATCGCTATGTAGATGAAGGTGGAGAAGTGAAAACTTGGTGGGAAGGAGAGAAGAGACTAACCCAAATAAGAGACTTTGAGATCCTCCCCTGTGGGGGGACTCATGTAAAAGACATTAAGGAGATCGGCCACCTAAAGAAGCTCAAACGTTCCAGCATAGGCAAAGGCGTTCAAAGAGTAGAGATTTGGCTCGAATGACTTTTCTCTTTCTATTCATGAAAAGGAGAAAGGTTTAAAAGCTCTATCAGATTCACTTAATAACGCGCGGGGGTTGCCGAGCCTGGCCAAAGGCGCGGGATTCAGGGTCCCGTCCCGTAGGGGTTCGCGGGTTCAAATCCCGTCCCCCGCACCATTGAGAACTTCTCACTCTGTTCTTCAAGAAAAACCACAATCCACTTAATAAGCTTTAATGAACCAAAGAGAATAAACTTCACTAGTATTGCTTAAAGATATTGTAGATGCGTTGTGCAGGCATCAGTATAAATTGTGTATTTCCTACCTCTTCCCTTTAGCCCAACAAAACCAATAGTGTAATCCAAAAATAAGTTAAAAATCAAAAAACAATCATCTTGTAATCTTTATCTCTCTCATAAGCTCTAAAGGCTCTGGGTGCTTTTCGAAGTATTCCCTAACGGGTTCAAGAAGTTCTATCAGGTATTCTGCAACTGCATTCTTTAGATCAAGTGGATGGAGGTTTCCTTCTGCAAAGTCCCTTTTAAGCTCTTCAAAGGTTGTGTAGGTCACATCTCCTCCAAATTTAGCTGGTCTGTGGATTGTAAACTCAGTGGGTTCCTCTCTAAAGATTATGTGTTCGGCCCAATCTAACACTGGGTTGTAGTTGACCTCCTTAGCTGGACAGAAGGCCTTTCTAAGTTTTTGCTTTATCTCCTCTGGAGTGTCATGGATAAATACTGCTGAATATGGCTTGCTTTTGCTCATTTTCATTGCCGCTTTAATCTCCTTGAACTCCTCCTCACTCTCAATCGGCCACTTTGGAGGTTCTTGAAGACCCAGTAAAAGGTGATGATGAACAGCAACTGGCTTAACTTTTTTCTCATTCCACTTGAGTGGGTGGTATTTTAATTTCTCTGCCACCTCAATGGCAATAACATGGGCCTTTCTTTGATCCATTCCAGCATGAGCAATGTTAACTCCCTGGTAGAATATATCTGCTACTTGCATGGCTGGATAGATGAGCTTTGCAAAATCAATTGCTTCTCCCATTTGTCTTCCCATAATGGTTATTGAGCGCATCATTCTCGCCAGTGTAACATTCTTTGAGATATCTATCACTGTTCTCCAGTAATCTCCCTTCTCTAAAATCTCGCTTGCTAGAACAAATTCGACTTTGTCTGGATCTCCACCCATTACTTTAATGCTCTGTTTCATTCCCTCTTTGAAATAACTTAGCGCAACTTTTTGAATAACCTCTAAATCTCCACCAAGCTTATCATTTATCCAAGAGTGCCAGTCTGCCAAAAAAATTCTTGTTTTAATTCCCGCTTTCTGAAAGTCTGCTATCTTTGCTCCCGCCATTAATCCAGTTCCAAGATGAATGTAACCACTTATCTCAAAACCTATGTAATGTTGTAAAGGCATCCCTATTTCTAGAAGATGCTTCAAATTATTCACGGTCAGAATTTCTTCGGTAGGTTTTCTTGTAATAAGCTCTATCTTTTTTTCAATATCCATCACACACCACCTTTACCCCACTATACCACGAGTCTTTTAAGTATTTTTCTCCACAACAAGAAATTTTCCATCAATGAACAAAATTGTCGAATGGTCAAAAATTTTATAACTTTCAAGTTTTATAAAATACTCTGGTGAACACCATGAGAAAGCTTTCAATACTAATTTCGGTTTTTGTATTGTTTGGTCTTTTTGGCATGGCTTTTGCTAGTGCAACAACAGTCGCAGTCGATTTAGCCCATGGAGAAAACGAAAAATATCTTGCAGAAGACGTGCTAGAATATGGGACCAATAGGACCCTTGCACACGGAATCGTTAAGACCATTACAGATGTCGAGTGGGCCTATTTTGGAGATCCCCTAGCAGCAGATACTCTTGGAATAAAGCACCTTGGGGAGAAAATAACCGCTGATGCTCTTGCAAACGTTGATATGCTCATTCTTGGTCAGCCCACAAGCCCATTCCAACCAGATGAGATCCAAGCAATAGCGGAATGGTTCAAACAAGGTGGAAAAGTTTTGTGGGTTGCCGCAGATAGCGACTATGGTAGCGGTCCCCAAGCCCAAGATATTGCAAATGCTATTCTTGAACAATTGGGTGTTGGACATCTAAGGATTGACTTAGCTTCAATTGAAGACCCAACAAGCAACGCTGGAGCCTCTTACAGAGTTGTGGGTCTTGTCCAACCAGATGATGGAACCCCTGACAAAGACATGATAACCAGAAACTTCCAATATGATGGAAAAGTTCTCTACCACGGACCAGCCGTTGTTGGTTGGGTTGACGACAATGGAAACTGGCAACAGCTTATAGATGGAAACATCCCAGAAAACGTCTACAGAATTGTTAAAACTTCTTCAGACGGAACCATTGTAGAAAATAACGATCCACCAGCTTATGCATACAGCGCTGGAGATATCGGCGTATTCACTCTCCTAGCAGCAGAGATAATCAAATTCGAGAATGGAAAGCAAAGTGTTCTCATCGTGAGCGGTGAGAGCCCATATGGTGATTACACTCCAACTTGGGAGGCAAAATATCATGGTGTCGACCTAGACGGACCAGCTTTTGTAACAAACATGGTGCACTGGGCGTTAAAACAAGCATCAAAAGAGACTATTACAGTTACAGTTACTGAAACAGTTACCAAAACTGAGACCAAAACTGAGACAGTTACAGAAACAACAACCGAAACTGTTACAGAGACTGCCCAAGGAGGAGTCTGTGGTCCAGCAGCCCTAGTAGGTTTGATTCTAATCCCATTACTACTCAAGAGAAGAAGATGAGTCCAAAAACTTCTTTCTTTTTCCAATTTTGCCATTTTTGTGGTAAATTTTAAAAACGAAGTTGAGAGCATTAAACAGGTGAGGCAACGTGAAAAAGAGGATTGGTTTTGTGATGCTTTTTATTTTAATCGTAAGCGTAATAGCTGCTGGATGTATTGGTGGCGAGACTACACCCTCAACCACGACCCAACCTACTGAGACAGAATCCCCCACAGAATCTCCTACTCAAACCACCTCCCCAACTTCTTCTCCAACACCTACTGGTCCAATAACTCTAGTTGTCCTTACGAGACATGATGTTACTATTCAAGTGATGGCAAAGAAAATGTTTCTCCAAAGCGACATAGCTAAGCAATACAACATTAAAGATGTAAAGTTCATAAAAGCTCCAGAGTCCTTATGGCCTACATATATAGAAAAAGGAGCCGACGTCGGATGGGGTGGAGGCCCAACACTCTTTGATGATCTCTTCAAGAATAATTATTTAGCTCCCATCGAGGACCAAAAGATTTTAGGGCTTGTTGGAAATCAGATCCAAGAAACACTCGCTGGAATGCCAATGATCAGGAAAGGAGACGATGGAAAAATCTACTGGATAGCCGCTGCATTGTCATCCTTTGGATTCACTGTAAACCATGATGTCCTCAAGAGGTGGAACCTCCCAGTTCCTCAAAAGTGGGAGGAAATTGCAAGTGAGACTTTTGCAATGGATCCACCCCAAATGGGAATAGCAGATCCAACAAGAAGCACTTCAAACACAAGAATTTATCAAATAATTCTCCAAGCATTTGGTTGGGACGAAGGATGGAAGATTCTTAGACTCATTGCTGCAAATTCAAAGATCTACGACGCAAGTGATGCTGTTAGAGAGGCTGTAATAGCGGGAGACATAGCCGTTGGAAACACCATTGATTTCTATGGATACACTGCAATGAAGCTCAATCCATCTTGTGAATATATTATTCCAAAAGGACAAAGCATAATAAATGGAGACCCAATAGCCCTTCTCGCAAACTCCCAAAACAAAGAAGCTGCTCAAGCATTTATTTATTGGGTTCTTACTGAAGGGCAAAAGATATGGCTTGATGAAAAAATAAACAGACTTCCAGTTAATCCAGATGTATTTAACACACCTGAGGGGCAAAAGAGACCTGATCTGAAAAGAGCATATGAAAGTGCACTTAAGACCCAAGGTATTGAGTTTGATGATAACGCGGCCTTAGCCACTGTAACTTCAATGCAACTTTACTTCAAAGCAACCCTCGTAGATGCAAACCAAGAGCTTCACAGAGCCTGGGTGGCTCTTGTAAAAGCTTACAAAGAAGGAAAAATAAGCGAAGAGAAATACAATGAACTCAAGGCAAGACTTTTAGAGCCCATAGAGTTCAAAGATCCCGATACAGGGCAAATGGTAACTCTAACTGAGGAATATGCAGAAAAGATAAATGACAGACTTGCAAAAGACTCATCCTTTAGGGACACTCTAATGCAAGAGTGGAGAGAGGCCGCAAGACAAAAATACCAAAGCGTTCTTTCGGAGGTGCAAGGATGAAAGTGAATAAATGGACTGAAAGATTTTTTGGGACTCCATTGTTTGAGCCCCTTGTTGCCTTTTCCTATATTTTTCCATTGCTTTATCTGATGATCTTTTTAATAGTCCCTGTACTTTCTATGCTGTTAATTGCATTCACTTATGATGGAAATATCTCACTTCATTGGTTTAAGAGCATATTAATGGATTCCTATTATCTTCAGGTCCCTCCACATGGGGATTTTGCTCAAAAATTAACAACTTCAACTGGTGAGAGTTTGTATTTAATCAGGGGTGTAGATTTTGGTGTTGTTCTTAACTCCCTTGTTGTTGCCGGTTTAGTGACTCTCTTTACTGCGATTTTAGGGACAGTTTTTGCCTTTGTAATGGCAAGATATAATTTTAAAGGGAAAAATCTCTTTAGAATCGCCCTCTTTATCCCGCTCCTAGTAACTCCCTTTGTAAACGCTTATGTTATAAAACAAATGTTCAGTGAATTCGGGTTGATAAATTACATCTTCCATGAAATTCTTCATGTACTTCCCTTTAGAATCAAAATAGATGGCCTAGCAGGAGTTGTTTTAGCCCAATCAATGGCGTATTACCCAATAGTTTATTTAAATGCATATGCGAGCTTTATTAATATCGATCCTACTCTAGAAGAACAAGCTGAGAACCTTGGAAGCAAGGGGTTCCGACTTTTCAGAACTGTCACCTTCCCCCTGGCTCTTCCTGGAATTGCTGCAGGTGCTACTTTGGTATTCATATTCAGTCTTGAGGATTTAGCAGCTCCCATCGTATTCCACGGTGATCCACTGGCTAAAAAGTTAATGTCATACCAGATATTCAGTAAATTTATATATGGTCTAGGAGAGAGAAGCCCAGAAATAGCAGCCCTATCAATAATAATGCTCATTTTAGCAGTGATAGCCTTCCTCGGAATTAGAAAATATGTAAGTTTAAGACAATATGCAATGCTGAGCAAGGGTGGAAGATGGAAACCAAGAATAAGTAAACCAAAACCATGGCAAGCTCTCTTAATCTACCTAGTCCTCCTCCCAGCGTTACTGCTTACAATCTTCCCCCAAATAGGTGTCATAATGCTCGCTTTCTCTGAGAGGTGGACCACAACAGTCCTTCCCCAAGGATTTACTATCGATTACATAAAGGAGATGCTCCTGAACCCAGATGTGAGAAGATTCATTGTAAACAGCCTAAGTTATTCTGGAGCAGCTGTTGTCCTTATAATCCTCCTCTCAATAACCTCCTCCTATGCAACAAGCAGGTTCAAGGGGATCTTAAGTCCGATATTAGAAAGCATAGTGATACTCCCAATTGCGGTTCCTGGAATAGTCGTGGCAATGGGGTACTTTTACTTCTTCTCAGCAGTGACACCAGAGAACTCACCCCTAAATCCAACATCCCTCTATGGATTTAATCCTGCCCTCGTCCTGATACTAGCTTACTCTATACGAAGACTTCCCTTTGCTGCCAGATCAGTTTACGCTGGGTTACAGCAAGTACATATGTCCCTCGAAGAGTCCTCAATAAACCTCGGAGC comes from Thermococcus sp. EP1 and encodes:
- a CDS encoding alanyl-tRNA editing protein, with amino-acid sequence MTKKLYYEDSYLKEATAKVLQIKDNALLLDQTIFYPTGGGQPHDTGNINDVKVLDVYKDEEGNIWHVVEEPSKFNLGDEVELKLDWERRYKLMRIHTALHLLDHVFNEVLGKENWQIHGSGMNPEKGRYDVRYPENINQYKEKIIELFNRYVDEGGEVKTWWEGEKRLTQIRDFEILPCGGTHVKDIKEIGHLKKLKRSSIGKGVQRVEIWLE
- a CDS encoding tyrosine--tRNA ligase, giving the protein MDIEKKIELITRKPTEEILTVNNLKHLLEIGMPLQHYIGFEISGYIHLGTGLMAGAKIADFQKAGIKTRIFLADWHSWINDKLGGDLEVIQKVALSYFKEGMKQSIKVMGGDPDKVEFVLASEILEKGDYWRTVIDISKNVTLARMMRSITIMGRQMGEAIDFAKLIYPAMQVADIFYQGVNIAHAGMDQRKAHVIAIEVAEKLKYHPLKWNEKKVKPVAVHHHLLLGLQEPPKWPIESEEEFKEIKAAMKMSKSKPYSAVFIHDTPEEIKQKLRKAFCPAKEVNYNPVLDWAEHIIFREEPTEFTIHRPAKFGGDVTYTTFEELKRDFAEGNLHPLDLKNAVAEYLIELLEPVREYFEKHPEPLELMREIKITR
- a CDS encoding CGP-CTERM sorting domain-containing protein, coding for MRKLSILISVFVLFGLFGMAFASATTVAVDLAHGENEKYLAEDVLEYGTNRTLAHGIVKTITDVEWAYFGDPLAADTLGIKHLGEKITADALANVDMLILGQPTSPFQPDEIQAIAEWFKQGGKVLWVAADSDYGSGPQAQDIANAILEQLGVGHLRIDLASIEDPTSNAGASYRVVGLVQPDDGTPDKDMITRNFQYDGKVLYHGPAVVGWVDDNGNWQQLIDGNIPENVYRIVKTSSDGTIVENNDPPAYAYSAGDIGVFTLLAAEIIKFENGKQSVLIVSGESPYGDYTPTWEAKYHGVDLDGPAFVTNMVHWALKQASKETITVTVTETVTKTETKTETVTETTTETVTETAQGGVCGPAALVGLILIPLLLKRRR
- a CDS encoding ABC transporter substrate-binding protein produces the protein MKKRIGFVMLFILIVSVIAAGCIGGETTPSTTTQPTETESPTESPTQTTSPTSSPTPTGPITLVVLTRHDVTIQVMAKKMFLQSDIAKQYNIKDVKFIKAPESLWPTYIEKGADVGWGGGPTLFDDLFKNNYLAPIEDQKILGLVGNQIQETLAGMPMIRKGDDGKIYWIAAALSSFGFTVNHDVLKRWNLPVPQKWEEIASETFAMDPPQMGIADPTRSTSNTRIYQIILQAFGWDEGWKILRLIAANSKIYDASDAVREAVIAGDIAVGNTIDFYGYTAMKLNPSCEYIIPKGQSIINGDPIALLANSQNKEAAQAFIYWVLTEGQKIWLDEKINRLPVNPDVFNTPEGQKRPDLKRAYESALKTQGIEFDDNAALATVTSMQLYFKATLVDANQELHRAWVALVKAYKEGKISEEKYNELKARLLEPIEFKDPDTGQMVTLTEEYAEKINDRLAKDSSFRDTLMQEWREAARQKYQSVLSEVQG
- a CDS encoding iron ABC transporter permease; the protein is MKVNKWTERFFGTPLFEPLVAFSYIFPLLYLMIFLIVPVLSMLLIAFTYDGNISLHWFKSILMDSYYLQVPPHGDFAQKLTTSTGESLYLIRGVDFGVVLNSLVVAGLVTLFTAILGTVFAFVMARYNFKGKNLFRIALFIPLLVTPFVNAYVIKQMFSEFGLINYIFHEILHVLPFRIKIDGLAGVVLAQSMAYYPIVYLNAYASFINIDPTLEEQAENLGSKGFRLFRTVTFPLALPGIAAGATLVFIFSLEDLAAPIVFHGDPLAKKLMSYQIFSKFIYGLGERSPEIAALSIIMLILAVIAFLGIRKYVSLRQYAMLSKGGRWKPRISKPKPWQALLIYLVLLPALLLTIFPQIGVIMLAFSERWTTTVLPQGFTIDYIKEMLLNPDVRRFIVNSLSYSGAAVVLIILLSITSSYATSRFKGILSPILESIVILPIAVPGIVVAMGYFYFFSAVTPENSPLNPTSLYGFNPALVLILAYSIRRLPFAARSVYAGLQQVHMSLEESSINLGASRWKTVTGILMPLISLNVFGGAMLSFVYSMSETSVGITLGSINMDQAPITAFMKEVLMSAAGSINIAAALGVLLIVVQITAIVVVNIITKQRYSFIGLT